In Amycolatopsis endophytica, the following are encoded in one genomic region:
- a CDS encoding ABC transporter substrate-binding protein — protein MDDPDSFEGCRRWLQPAAGPGSGSGFFTSRTDLVRVAQRAARVLRGEFVSYLDVAGSEVRRVTIDVPDVDRPVARLDVVETPAPFGLTVRELQVATCVAGGLSNQEIATVLGCTRRTVATHLEHVFAKTGATSRALVTALVAAEDAYVAPLPSPDLTLPGTLLAVLRDPGTARRPGRAVRPRPAVLASIYPADPLAGVVQAMRGGVRLAVHELKLRGGIAGRPVEHVTVSSTPQRLVEAVTELADRGVDAFVLGNFPLRFARPAIAAAAATGAPVLHSMTSQVLSDAVHADPGTLGGVFQVCSTESAYVPGLLRTVGHLERRGAFAPRRRRLAVLHRDSTFGPGVPDRVQRQTAEAGWDLVFLEAVPDDTLGFADVVRRLERADPDAVSLAIFPEPTLRAFLTAAGDLRENALLHAAWSPAAPGFTQRFGALSEGLVWSTVIGNVDSPLCAGFEQRFRAAFHAEPGPAAAAVHYDMVNVLAHAWSRVSRPWDFAAVREQLRSTASFGVTGAHQFEGRGQRGLSYPDDTVDPTRGHPHLVYRITGGTHRRLAPPVLS, from the coding sequence GTGGACGATCCTGATTCCTTCGAAGGTTGCAGGCGCTGGCTGCAACCTGCGGCCGGCCCGGGGAGCGGCAGCGGGTTCTTCACCTCCCGGACCGACCTCGTGCGGGTGGCACAACGGGCCGCGCGGGTGTTGCGCGGCGAGTTCGTGAGCTACCTCGACGTCGCCGGGAGCGAGGTGCGGCGCGTGACGATCGACGTGCCGGACGTCGACCGGCCCGTGGCGCGGCTCGATGTCGTGGAAACCCCAGCTCCGTTCGGGCTCACCGTGCGCGAGCTGCAGGTGGCGACGTGCGTCGCGGGCGGGCTCAGCAACCAGGAGATCGCCACCGTCCTGGGCTGCACCCGCCGGACGGTCGCCACGCACCTCGAACACGTGTTCGCCAAGACCGGCGCGACCTCACGGGCACTGGTGACCGCGCTGGTCGCCGCCGAGGATGCCTACGTCGCCCCGCTGCCCAGCCCGGACCTGACCCTGCCCGGCACGCTGCTCGCCGTGCTGCGCGATCCGGGCACGGCGCGAAGGCCGGGCCGCGCCGTACGGCCGCGTCCCGCGGTGCTCGCCTCGATCTACCCGGCGGACCCGCTGGCCGGCGTCGTGCAGGCGATGCGCGGCGGAGTCCGGCTGGCGGTGCACGAGCTGAAGCTCCGTGGCGGGATCGCCGGTCGGCCCGTGGAACACGTGACCGTCTCCAGCACACCGCAGCGCCTGGTCGAGGCGGTGACCGAACTGGCCGACCGCGGGGTGGACGCGTTCGTGCTCGGGAACTTCCCGCTGCGGTTCGCCCGCCCCGCGATCGCGGCGGCGGCGGCCACCGGAGCGCCCGTGCTGCACAGCATGACCAGCCAGGTGCTGTCCGACGCGGTGCACGCCGACCCCGGCACTCTGGGCGGCGTGTTCCAGGTCTGCTCGACCGAGTCCGCGTACGTGCCGGGGCTGCTGCGCACCGTCGGTCACCTGGAGCGCCGCGGCGCGTTCGCTCCGCGGCGGCGGAGGCTGGCCGTGCTGCACCGGGACAGCACCTTCGGCCCGGGCGTGCCCGACCGGGTACAGCGGCAGACGGCCGAGGCCGGCTGGGACCTGGTGTTCCTGGAGGCCGTCCCGGACGACACCCTCGGCTTCGCCGACGTCGTGCGCCGCCTGGAACGGGCGGACCCGGACGCGGTCTCGCTGGCGATCTTCCCCGAACCGACGTTGCGCGCGTTCCTGACCGCGGCCGGGGACCTGCGGGAGAACGCGCTCCTGCACGCCGCGTGGTCGCCCGCGGCCCCGGGTTTCACCCAGCGGTTCGGCGCACTGAGCGAAGGACTGGTGTGGTCGACCGTCATCGGCAACGTGGACAGCCCACTGTGCGCCGGGTTCGAGCAGCGATTCCGGGCAGCCTTCCACGCCGAGCCGGGCCCGGCCGCCGCGGCCGTGCACTACGACATGGTCAACGTCCTCGCGCACGCCTGGAGCCGGGTGAGCAGACCCTGGGATTTCGCCGCGGTGCGGGAACAGCTGCGCTCGACGGCGTCGTTCGGCGTGACCGGGGCCCACCAGTTCGAGGGCCGCGGCCAGCGTGGGCTCAGCTACCCCGACGACACCGTCGATCCGACCCGCGGCCACCCGCACCTGGTGTACCGCATCACGGGGGGCACGCACCGGAGACTGGCGCCGCCCGTGCTCAGCTGA
- a CDS encoding mannitol dehydrogenase family protein, whose product MTPRLTRASAPPPVRAVHLGLGAFHRAHQAWYTAADPAWGIAAYTFRNTELPRLLTRQDGLFSLLVRDETRDRVETVGSIVRAHPGADTRQWLADVASPEVALITITVTEAAYTVPEPGADSAVSRLAAGLRERFHAGAAPITLVPCDNVADNGEVLRSLLRKVCQEPAFAEWVEHDVAVAGTVVDRITPATTKRDVRMVRELTGRHDPAAVVTEPFAEWQIAGTFPRSRPAWERAGAQVVGDIGTYQRRKLWLLNAAHSLLAYTGLVRGHATVDQAAGDPVLGGLIESWWDTAAAYLPLPPGEITSYRRRLRDRFTAPGIRHLLSQIAADGSHKIPARILPVLHRERARGRLPHSAVAGLAAWLDYLRERDVRDARAAELVRLARTAKPAQRVLVAIDPGLGDDRELLAAIDAELREVRAF is encoded by the coding sequence GTGACCCCGCGGCTCACCCGCGCGAGCGCACCACCGCCCGTCCGCGCCGTCCACCTCGGACTGGGCGCGTTCCACCGGGCCCACCAAGCCTGGTACACCGCGGCCGACCCCGCGTGGGGCATCGCCGCCTACACCTTCCGCAACACCGAACTCCCACGGCTGCTCACCCGGCAGGACGGGCTGTTCTCTTTGCTCGTCCGGGACGAAACACGCGACCGGGTGGAGACCGTGGGCTCGATCGTACGGGCGCACCCCGGTGCGGACACCCGGCAGTGGCTGGCGGACGTGGCTTCCCCCGAGGTCGCGCTGATCACGATCACGGTCACCGAGGCCGCCTACACCGTCCCCGAGCCGGGTGCCGACTCCGCCGTGTCGCGGCTGGCGGCCGGGCTGCGGGAGCGCTTCCACGCCGGCGCGGCCCCGATCACGCTCGTGCCCTGCGACAACGTCGCCGACAACGGGGAGGTGCTGCGCTCCCTCCTGCGCAAGGTGTGCCAGGAGCCCGCGTTCGCCGAGTGGGTGGAACACGACGTCGCCGTCGCCGGTACGGTCGTGGACCGGATCACGCCGGCTACCACGAAGCGCGACGTGCGGATGGTTCGGGAGCTCACCGGGCGGCACGACCCGGCGGCGGTGGTCACCGAGCCCTTCGCGGAATGGCAGATCGCCGGCACCTTTCCCCGCAGCCGGCCGGCGTGGGAGCGGGCTGGGGCGCAGGTCGTCGGCGACATCGGCACCTACCAGCGGCGCAAACTGTGGTTGCTCAACGCCGCTCACTCACTGCTCGCCTACACCGGGCTCGTCCGCGGGCACGCCACTGTCGATCAGGCCGCCGGCGATCCGGTGCTCGGCGGCCTGATCGAGTCCTGGTGGGACACCGCGGCCGCGTACCTGCCCCTTCCCCCCGGTGAGATCACCAGCTACCGGCGGCGACTGCGCGACCGGTTCACCGCACCGGGGATCCGGCACCTGCTCAGCCAGATCGCCGCGGACGGTTCGCACAAGATTCCGGCCCGGATCCTCCCCGTGCTGCACCGCGAGCGGGCCCGGGGGCGGTTACCGCACAGCGCGGTCGCCGGCCTGGCCGCCTGGCTGGACTACCTCCGCGAGCGTGATGTGCGGGACGCGCGCGCGGCGGAACTGGTCCGCCTGGCGCGTACCGCGAAGCCCGCGCAACGAGTCCTCGTCGCGATCGACCCCGGCCTGGGCGACGACCGGGAACTCCTCGCCGCCATCGACGCCGAGTTGCGGGAGGTCCGCGCGTTCTGA
- the uxaC gene encoding glucuronate isomerase, with the protein MHRGSTGIALEPHPDRLLPSDPAERSIARRLYDSVRDLPLISPHGHVDPALLAQDTPFGDPAGLLVTPDHYVTRLLHAHGVPLHELGLRDRDGHTAAPREVWRAFCSHWRFFLGTASRQWLEGELHDVLGVTAHPSAATADALFDELTERLAKPGFRPRELYESFNIAVLATTDDPADDLRHHRALADDPSWRGRVVPTFRPDRYLDATHPGWPAALDRLAEASDVDTGSYRGTIAALEQRREFFRRHGATTTDHSAPDARMEFLPEAEASRLFDAVRSGEAGPGDGRLLSRHLLGEMARMSSEDGMVLALHTGVDRNHHEPTFSRYGRDTGHDIPLRAEFTQALKPMLRRFGTHPVFQTVLFTLDETVFSRELAPLAGFYPTVYLGAPWWFLDAPRAMRRFRDAVTETAGFHRSAGFIDDTRSFCSIPARHDTARRVDAAYLAGLVAEHVLTEDDAQEVLRDLTDRQPRKAFRL; encoded by the coding sequence ATGCACCGTGGCTCGACAGGGATCGCCCTCGAACCCCATCCGGACCGGCTCCTGCCCAGCGACCCCGCCGAACGCTCGATCGCCCGCCGGTTGTACGACAGCGTGCGCGACCTGCCGTTGATCAGCCCGCACGGCCACGTCGACCCGGCGCTGCTGGCCCAGGACACTCCGTTCGGCGACCCGGCCGGGCTCCTGGTCACGCCCGACCACTACGTGACCAGGCTGCTGCACGCCCACGGCGTCCCCTTGCACGAGCTGGGTCTGCGCGACCGGGATGGGCACACCGCCGCGCCACGTGAGGTGTGGCGCGCCTTCTGCTCCCATTGGCGGTTCTTCCTCGGCACCGCGTCGCGCCAGTGGCTGGAAGGCGAACTGCACGACGTGCTCGGCGTGACGGCCCACCCTTCCGCGGCGACGGCCGACGCGTTGTTCGACGAACTCACCGAGCGGCTCGCCAAACCCGGCTTCCGCCCGCGTGAGCTCTACGAGTCGTTCAACATCGCCGTGCTCGCCACGACCGACGACCCGGCCGACGACCTGCGGCACCATCGGGCGCTGGCCGACGATCCGTCCTGGCGGGGCCGGGTGGTGCCGACCTTCCGGCCCGACCGCTACCTCGACGCCACGCACCCCGGCTGGCCCGCCGCGCTGGATCGCCTCGCGGAGGCGAGCGACGTGGACACCGGCAGCTACCGCGGGACGATCGCCGCACTGGAGCAGCGCCGGGAGTTCTTCCGCCGGCACGGCGCCACCACGACCGACCACAGTGCCCCGGACGCTCGCATGGAGTTCCTGCCGGAGGCGGAGGCATCCCGGTTGTTCGACGCGGTCCGGTCCGGAGAAGCCGGCCCCGGGGACGGGCGGCTCCTCTCGCGGCACCTGCTCGGCGAAATGGCCCGGATGTCCAGTGAGGACGGCATGGTGCTCGCCCTGCACACGGGCGTCGATCGCAACCACCACGAACCCACGTTCAGCCGGTACGGGCGCGACACCGGCCATGACATTCCGTTGCGCGCCGAGTTCACGCAGGCGCTCAAACCCATGCTGCGACGGTTCGGGACGCATCCGGTGTTCCAGACCGTGCTGTTCACGCTCGACGAGACGGTGTTCTCCCGCGAGCTGGCCCCGCTCGCCGGCTTCTACCCCACCGTCTATCTCGGCGCCCCGTGGTGGTTCCTCGACGCTCCACGGGCCATGCGCCGCTTCCGCGACGCCGTCACCGAAACCGCCGGGTTCCACCGCAGCGCCGGGTTCATCGACGACACCCGGAGCTTCTGCTCGATCCCGGCGCGCCACGACACCGCCCGCAGGGTCGACGCGGCGTATCTCGCCGGCCTGGTCGCCGAGCACGTCCTGACCGAGGACGACGCCCAGGAAGTGCTCCGCGACCTCACCGACCGTCAACCGCGCAAGGCGTTCCGGCTGTGA
- a CDS encoding LacI family DNA-binding transcriptional regulator codes for MRQGRVTIYDVARHCGVAASTVSRTFADPARVNVATRERVRAAAREVGYEPRPLARVESPGRSRTLMLVVTDIANPYYAPLIKAAQARAIERNFTLALTDSDESPEVEARNLRQLLAAASGGILATSRLSDDAVRQLAQHRALVMVNRDIDGLPSLFVDTAAGMRKAVRHLAALGHRRIAYLSGPRSSWVNSQRWRAAQEEASSLGIRAGFLGPFAPNQQGGHEAADALILDGATAAIAYNDLIALGTLQRLHVAGIRLPDEISLIGCDDIFGADLAVPALTTIAGPTATLGRCAVDTVCEELSGRDGPQAVQRFDAHLVVRGSTGPAPVTTGGN; via the coding sequence GTGCGCCAGGGACGGGTCACCATCTACGACGTGGCGAGGCACTGCGGAGTGGCCGCCTCCACCGTGTCGCGGACCTTCGCCGACCCGGCGCGGGTCAACGTGGCGACCCGCGAGCGGGTGCGGGCCGCGGCGCGCGAGGTCGGCTACGAGCCGCGGCCCCTGGCCAGGGTCGAATCCCCCGGCCGCAGCCGCACACTGATGCTGGTGGTCACCGACATCGCCAACCCCTACTACGCGCCGCTGATCAAGGCGGCCCAGGCGCGGGCCATCGAGCGGAATTTCACCCTGGCGCTCACCGACAGTGATGAATCACCCGAGGTCGAGGCGCGGAATCTGCGACAGTTGCTCGCCGCGGCCAGCGGCGGGATCCTGGCGACCTCGCGGCTGTCCGACGACGCGGTGCGCCAGCTCGCCCAGCACCGGGCACTGGTCATGGTCAACAGGGACATCGACGGCCTGCCGAGCCTGTTCGTGGACACCGCGGCCGGCATGCGCAAGGCAGTGCGCCACCTCGCCGCACTCGGTCACCGCCGCATCGCCTACCTGTCCGGGCCGCGCAGCTCCTGGGTCAACAGTCAACGCTGGCGCGCCGCTCAGGAGGAAGCGAGCTCGCTCGGCATCCGGGCCGGCTTCCTCGGCCCGTTCGCGCCCAACCAGCAGGGCGGACACGAGGCAGCCGACGCCCTGATCCTCGACGGCGCGACCGCGGCGATCGCCTACAACGACCTGATCGCGCTCGGCACGCTGCAACGCCTGCACGTGGCCGGCATCCGGCTGCCGGATGAGATCAGCCTGATCGGCTGCGACGACATCTTCGGCGCGGACCTGGCGGTGCCGGCACTGACCACGATCGCGGGCCCCACCGCCACACTGGGCAGGTGCGCCGTGGACACGGTGTGCGAGGAGCTGTCCGGACGCGACGGGCCGCAGGCCGTGCAGCGCTTCGACGCCCACCTGGTCGTGCGCGGCTCGACCGGCCCCGCGCCGGTGACAACTGGTGGCAACTAG
- the uidA gene encoding beta-glucuronidase: MLRPILNTWRDRRTLNGLWRFATDPGGAGRNQKWWRAPLPGRVEMPVPASYNDVLPDPAIRDHVGEAWYQTDVVVPASWAGERVVLRFDAATHRAVVWVDDEQVAAHEGGYTPFEADVTGVVRPGRASRITVVVDNRLAWDSIPPGYVEQTPEGSRQRYYHDFFNYAGLHRPVWLYTTPVTHVSDVTVGTGLAGTTGTVDYDVAIAGIADGVETHVVLRDATGTEVARAAGPSGTLTVSEVHPWRPGEGYLYTLDVELWNGGSRADRYSLNVGIRTVAVDGTRFLINGEPFHFTGFGMHEDHAVRGKGHDDVSMVHDFALLDWIGANSFRTSHYPYAEEILDYADRKGLVVIDETAAVGLNLGLGGGILQGAKRPTFSEETISDATRRTHLQAIRELVARDKNHPSVVLWSIANEPESHTEESKKYFEPLFAEARRLDPGRPVGFVNMMLSPSGECLVTELADVVMINRYFGWYTQTGDLAAAERELEADLRAWASRHRKPILVTEYGADTVAGLHSVVPQPWTEEYQAELLEMYHRVFDRVEAVVGEHVWNFADFATSAGVFRVEGNKKGVFTRDRKPKAGAFTLRRRWSRA; the protein is encoded by the coding sequence GTGCTTCGACCGATCCTCAACACCTGGCGGGACCGCCGCACCCTCAACGGGCTCTGGCGTTTCGCCACCGATCCCGGCGGAGCCGGCCGGAACCAGAAGTGGTGGCGGGCGCCGCTTCCCGGTCGCGTCGAGATGCCGGTTCCGGCCAGTTACAACGATGTCCTCCCGGACCCGGCGATCCGCGATCACGTGGGCGAGGCCTGGTACCAGACCGACGTGGTCGTTCCCGCGAGCTGGGCGGGAGAGCGGGTTGTCCTCCGGTTCGACGCGGCGACCCACCGCGCGGTCGTGTGGGTGGACGACGAACAGGTGGCAGCGCACGAAGGCGGGTACACCCCGTTCGAGGCCGACGTGACGGGTGTCGTGCGGCCGGGACGGGCCAGCCGGATCACGGTGGTCGTCGACAACCGTCTCGCCTGGGACTCGATTCCGCCCGGATACGTCGAACAGACCCCGGAGGGGTCGCGGCAGCGGTACTACCACGACTTCTTCAACTACGCCGGCCTGCACCGGCCGGTATGGCTGTACACGACGCCTGTCACGCACGTCAGCGACGTCACCGTCGGTACCGGTCTGGCCGGTACGACGGGCACGGTGGACTACGACGTGGCGATCGCCGGCATCGCCGACGGCGTGGAGACGCACGTCGTGCTGCGCGACGCGACGGGTACCGAAGTCGCGCGCGCCGCCGGTCCGTCCGGCACACTCACCGTGAGCGAGGTGCACCCCTGGCGTCCCGGCGAGGGATATCTGTACACATTGGACGTCGAGCTGTGGAACGGCGGGTCACGCGCCGACCGCTATTCGCTGAACGTCGGCATCCGGACGGTCGCCGTCGACGGCACCCGGTTCCTGATCAACGGCGAGCCCTTCCACTTCACCGGTTTCGGCATGCACGAGGATCACGCGGTTCGGGGCAAGGGGCATGACGACGTGTCGATGGTCCACGATTTCGCGCTCTTGGACTGGATCGGCGCCAACTCGTTCCGCACCTCGCACTACCCCTACGCGGAGGAGATCCTCGACTACGCCGACCGCAAGGGTCTCGTCGTCATCGACGAGACCGCGGCGGTGGGGCTCAACCTCGGGCTCGGCGGCGGCATCCTGCAGGGCGCGAAGCGTCCGACCTTCTCCGAGGAGACGATCTCCGACGCCACCCGGCGCACGCACCTGCAGGCGATCCGCGAACTGGTCGCCAGGGACAAGAACCACCCCAGTGTCGTGTTGTGGAGCATCGCCAACGAACCCGAGTCGCACACCGAAGAGTCCAAAAAGTACTTCGAACCGCTGTTCGCCGAGGCGCGGCGGCTCGACCCCGGGCGGCCGGTCGGTTTCGTGAACATGATGCTGTCGCCGTCCGGTGAATGCCTGGTGACCGAACTGGCCGATGTCGTGATGATCAACCGCTACTTCGGCTGGTACACGCAGACCGGTGACCTGGCGGCGGCCGAGCGCGAACTGGAAGCCGACCTGAGGGCTTGGGCGAGCAGGCACCGCAAGCCGATCCTCGTCACCGAGTACGGCGCCGACACCGTGGCCGGCCTGCACTCGGTGGTTCCGCAGCCGTGGACGGAGGAGTACCAGGCCGAGCTGCTGGAGATGTATCACCGGGTCTTCGATCGCGTCGAGGCCGTGGTCGGCGAACACGTGTGGAATTTCGCCGATTTCGCCACTTCGGCAGGTGTCTTCCGGGTGGAGGGCAACAAGAAGGGCGTGTTCACCCGCGACCGCAAACCCAAGGCGGGCGCGTTCACCCTGAGGCGCCGCTGGAGCCGGGCATGA
- a CDS encoding glycoside-pentoside-hexuronide (GPH):cation symporter: MKLRVRQLFGYAAGDAANNLAFAMSSMFLLVYYTDVAGIPAAAAGTIFLVVRIWDGFADLAAGRLVDKTRTRFGKFRPWLLYASVPLLLLSVAAFAVPDWPVPAKIGYAYLTYAAMGTAYSLVNIPYGSLAAAMTQDPVERTKLAGARGMGAAATMLMLSFAVSPQIRNSENLQRSLLLTTLAFVVVGAGLYLFTFATARETVPRAVTKVGLKDSLRTLRRNKPLVMLSVSSLFFLTAMASIQTVGVYYARDVLGDPGFYIAISAPQLVLMFVLAPFVPKLVRRFGKVASYVSGGVMMVAGGVGVLLAPAAVPFLSLGFFLLIGAGLGLVNTLMWSLEADTVDYGEWKTGARTEGTTYAVFSFVRKIGQALGGAAAAYTMAIAGYAGGARVQSEGALWGIRAAAGLVPAACTVIAVVIMISYPLTEKRLREITAEVARRRHQLVES, encoded by the coding sequence ATGAAACTGCGCGTGCGACAGCTCTTCGGTTACGCGGCCGGGGACGCGGCCAACAATCTGGCCTTCGCGATGTCGTCGATGTTCCTGCTGGTGTACTACACCGACGTGGCCGGAATTCCGGCCGCCGCGGCCGGCACCATCTTCCTGGTGGTGCGGATCTGGGACGGCTTCGCCGATCTGGCGGCGGGCCGGCTCGTCGACAAGACCAGAACGCGGTTCGGGAAGTTCCGTCCCTGGCTGCTGTACGCCTCCGTTCCCCTGCTCCTGCTGAGCGTGGCCGCCTTCGCCGTGCCGGACTGGCCGGTGCCGGCCAAGATCGGCTACGCCTACCTGACCTACGCGGCGATGGGCACCGCCTACAGCCTGGTCAACATTCCCTACGGATCGCTCGCCGCGGCGATGACGCAGGACCCCGTCGAACGCACCAAGCTGGCCGGTGCACGCGGGATGGGGGCTGCGGCCACGATGCTGATGCTGAGCTTCGCGGTTTCCCCGCAGATCAGGAACTCCGAGAACCTGCAGCGCTCGCTGCTGCTGACCACACTGGCCTTCGTGGTCGTGGGCGCGGGTCTGTACCTGTTCACGTTCGCCACGGCCAGGGAGACCGTGCCGCGCGCCGTGACGAAGGTCGGCCTGAAGGACAGCCTGCGCACGCTGCGGCGGAACAAGCCGCTGGTGATGCTCTCGGTGAGTTCGCTGTTCTTCCTGACCGCGATGGCCTCGATCCAGACGGTCGGCGTGTACTACGCCCGGGACGTGCTCGGTGATCCGGGCTTCTACATCGCGATCTCCGCACCGCAGCTGGTCCTGATGTTCGTGCTCGCGCCGTTCGTGCCCAAACTCGTCCGCCGGTTCGGCAAGGTCGCCAGTTACGTCAGTGGTGGTGTGATGATGGTGGCAGGCGGCGTCGGGGTGCTGCTCGCGCCGGCCGCGGTCCCGTTCCTGTCGCTGGGGTTCTTCCTGCTGATCGGCGCCGGCCTCGGGCTCGTCAACACCCTGATGTGGTCGCTGGAGGCCGACACCGTGGACTATGGCGAGTGGAAGACCGGGGCCCGCACGGAGGGCACGACCTACGCGGTGTTCTCCTTCGTCCGCAAGATCGGTCAGGCGCTCGGCGGCGCCGCGGCCGCCTACACCATGGCCATCGCCGGATACGCCGGCGGCGCCAGGGTGCAGAGCGAGGGGGCGCTGTGGGGCATCCGCGCAGCGGCCGGCCTGGTGCCCGCCGCCTGCACGGTGATCGCGGTCGTCATCATGATCAGCTACCCGTTGACGGAGAAACGCCTGCGCGAGATCACCGCGGAGGTCGCGCGCCGGCGGCACCAGTTGGTCGAATCATGA
- the manD gene encoding D-mannonate dehydratase ManD: MRIDRADVIVTSPGRNFVTLRITTGDGVVGYGDATLNGRELSVAAYLRDHVVPLLIGRDAHRIEDTWQYLYRGGYWRRGPVTMAAIAAVDTALWDIKAKVAGLPLYQLLGGASRDRCLVYGHASGRGIPELTDSIREHLDLGFRAIRVQTGVPGLDSVYGVATSSAAAVGGSARYDYEPARRAALPAEETWDTRAYLRHVPSVFEAVRHEFGPELILLHDAHHRLTPIQAARLGKSLEPYDLFWLEDVTPAENPEGLRLVREHTTTPLAIGEVFNTVWDYQTLIREQLIDYVRSPVTHAGGITGVRRIIDYAAMYQVKSGMHGPTDVSPIGLAAGVHLGLAVHNFGIQEYMLHSAETMAVFGPTFIFDDGGLRPGEEPGLGIHFDEELAARYPYEPAYLPTNRLRDGTVHDW, from the coding sequence GTGCGTATCGATCGCGCCGACGTCATTGTCACCAGCCCGGGGCGGAACTTCGTCACCCTCCGGATCACGACCGGGGACGGCGTGGTCGGGTACGGCGACGCCACCCTCAACGGCAGGGAGCTCTCGGTCGCCGCATACTTGCGTGACCACGTCGTTCCCTTGCTGATCGGGCGGGACGCCCACCGCATCGAGGACACCTGGCAGTACCTCTACCGGGGCGGCTACTGGCGGCGGGGCCCGGTCACCATGGCCGCGATCGCCGCCGTGGACACGGCGCTGTGGGACATCAAGGCCAAGGTCGCGGGCCTGCCCCTCTATCAGCTCCTCGGTGGCGCGAGCCGTGACCGCTGCCTCGTCTACGGCCACGCCAGCGGACGCGGGATCCCCGAACTGACCGACTCGATTCGCGAACACCTCGACCTCGGATTCCGCGCGATACGCGTCCAGACCGGTGTGCCAGGGCTCGACTCCGTGTACGGCGTGGCGACCAGCTCGGCCGCCGCGGTCGGCGGCTCCGCCCGGTACGACTACGAGCCGGCCCGGCGTGCCGCGCTACCCGCGGAGGAGACGTGGGACACGCGAGCCTACCTTCGCCACGTGCCGTCGGTGTTCGAAGCCGTGCGCCACGAATTCGGCCCCGAGCTGATCCTGCTGCACGACGCGCACCACCGCCTCACGCCCATCCAGGCGGCCAGGCTCGGCAAGTCCCTGGAACCCTACGACCTGTTCTGGCTCGAGGACGTGACCCCGGCCGAGAACCCGGAAGGTCTGCGCCTGGTCCGCGAGCACACGACGACCCCGTTGGCGATCGGCGAGGTGTTCAACACCGTCTGGGACTACCAGACCCTGATCCGGGAGCAGCTGATCGACTACGTCCGTTCCCCGGTGACCCACGCGGGCGGTATCACCGGGGTGCGCCGGATCATCGATTACGCCGCGATGTATCAGGTGAAGTCGGGTATGCACGGCCCGACGGACGTGTCACCGATCGGACTCGCCGCGGGTGTGCATCTCGGGCTCGCGGTGCACAACTTCGGCATTCAGGAGTACATGCTGCACAGCGCGGAGACGATGGCCGTGTTCGGCCCGACGTTCATCTTCGACGACGGCGGCTTGCGCCCCGGCGAGGAGCCGGGGCTCGGCATCCACTTCGACGAGGAACTCGCGGCGAGGTACCCCTACGAACCGGCCTATCTGCCCACGAACCGGCTGCGCGACGGGACGGTGCACGACTGGTGA